A genomic region of Candidatus Neomarinimicrobiota bacterium contains the following coding sequences:
- a CDS encoding glycosyltransferase family 4 protein: FIEDDVRLLEEFSDVKWICAHGLFTAVRIKWSMLFSDVGIAWFASVYSAILVFTARFLRKTSIIIVGGADLITDSHLGYGLLLSPWKRPFIRYALRRATHVLPTSEHLRRAALEVGEYEGDNLSTVPPGLDSNFWQPGDQKENIILTVARCTTKDRILIKGIDLLFQVAEEMSDISFQILGVEENLLSRNDFVVPKNVIVSPSMSQEKLLNYYQRSAVYCQLSRVESFGIATAEAMLCGCVPVVTDVGGLPEVIGDSGLLVSPDKPETFASTLREALASSASMGKNARERIVSNFPLQNRQAELKRLITK; encoded by the coding sequence ATTTATTGAAGATGACGTCAGGTTGTTGGAAGAATTCAGCGACGTGAAATGGATCTGTGCCCACGGTCTCTTCACCGCAGTACGCATTAAGTGGTCCATGCTGTTTAGCGATGTAGGAATTGCGTGGTTTGCATCTGTTTATAGCGCTATTCTGGTTTTCACAGCACGGTTCTTGCGTAAAACATCCATCATTATTGTGGGCGGTGCCGACCTCATTACAGATTCACATCTCGGATATGGTCTTCTTCTGTCACCCTGGAAGCGGCCTTTCATCCGGTATGCCTTGAGAAGGGCTACACATGTTCTTCCCACTTCGGAACATTTGAGACGGGCGGCTCTGGAGGTGGGAGAGTATGAGGGCGATAATCTGTCGACTGTACCGCCCGGTCTCGACAGCAACTTTTGGCAACCCGGGGACCAAAAAGAAAATATAATCTTAACTGTGGCCAGATGCACCACAAAGGACCGTATCCTTATCAAGGGCATCGATCTGCTCTTTCAGGTGGCAGAAGAGATGAGCGACATCTCTTTTCAGATCCTCGGTGTTGAGGAGAACCTTCTCTCTAGAAACGACTTCGTAGTTCCAAAGAATGTTATTGTCTCTCCTTCCATGTCGCAAGAAAAGCTACTCAATTATTATCAGCGGAGTGCTGTATACTGCCAGTTGAGCAGGGTAGAATCCTTTGGCATTGCTACGGCTGAAGCCATGCTGTGCGGATGCGTCCCCGTAGTCACCGATGTTGGTGGTTTGCCGGAAGTGATTGGTGACAGCGGTCTTCTTGTTTCACCAGACAAACCTGAGACCTTCGCTTCAACCCTGCGGGAGGCTCTTGCATCATCTGCAAGCATGGGTAAAAATGCGAGAGAAAGAATTGTATCCAACTTTCCGCTACAAAATAGACAAGCTGAACTGAAACGGCTTATCACAAAATGA
- a CDS encoding oligosaccharide flippase family protein, whose protein sequence is MKQLSKNIISLTTADVASRLLGFVSVAYLARTLGPSDMGVLAVGMAVLAYGAIFADAGLPILGTRIVAAQQIAHRTVSREIRTARLFLSIISVFLGCVIFFIFEKRSDIQTVTCLYLMALLPSALLLDWFFQGISDMLTLSKARVLGMAVYLAAVISFVREGAHLMWVPTAWFTGTAAQAWYLWSSYKKISPDDVKSSEPSGIFKLIRQGIPLGLATLISQVVIQFPLIYLGLFDKTENAGFYNVAFRVIVLLLVVDRVFYTMFFPAISRSFREDRQRLPQKVEQTIKLITAGVLYIAILAILAGDTLFPLLFGQAFEQSSMIFQTLIVYFILTVLNSIFSFTLIGIEREKSYTRSLMIGAVGFFAFMSLPIPLPSTLLAPLALALFQALSMIVMSRELQDTLAISSFGRILLTIVITVALTAVFSAWANSSPLIATVGAVIISPFILAWSAGVNQEDIKFLRKVII, encoded by the coding sequence ATGAAGCAGCTATCGAAGAACATCATTTCGCTCACGACAGCCGACGTTGCCTCCCGCCTGCTTGGATTTGTGTCAGTCGCTTACCTTGCGCGGACGCTTGGCCCATCGGATATGGGAGTATTGGCCGTCGGGATGGCAGTGCTGGCATACGGTGCTATATTCGCCGATGCTGGTCTGCCGATTCTCGGAACGCGAATTGTCGCCGCACAACAGATAGCCCACAGGACGGTCAGCAGAGAAATCCGCACCGCACGGCTGTTTCTTTCAATAATTTCGGTCTTCCTGGGCTGCGTAATTTTTTTCATCTTTGAAAAAAGATCCGATATCCAAACCGTTACCTGCCTCTATCTGATGGCTTTGCTCCCCTCTGCTCTCCTCCTAGACTGGTTCTTCCAAGGCATCAGCGATATGCTCACCCTCTCTAAGGCACGTGTTTTAGGTATGGCGGTCTATCTCGCTGCTGTCATCTCTTTTGTCAGAGAGGGAGCACATTTAATGTGGGTCCCAACAGCGTGGTTCACAGGTACAGCTGCTCAAGCTTGGTATCTCTGGTCCTCTTATAAAAAAATCAGTCCAGACGATGTAAAATCTTCTGAACCGTCAGGCATCTTTAAATTGATACGGCAAGGGATCCCATTGGGATTGGCAACACTCATTTCACAGGTCGTGATCCAGTTTCCTCTTATATACCTCGGCCTCTTCGACAAAACAGAAAATGCAGGATTTTATAACGTCGCCTTCCGTGTAATTGTCCTCTTACTGGTAGTGGACAGAGTTTTCTATACGATGTTCTTCCCCGCCATCAGTCGCAGCTTCAGAGAAGACAGGCAAAGGCTGCCACAGAAAGTGGAGCAAACAATAAAGCTGATCACAGCCGGAGTTCTCTATATTGCTATCCTCGCAATTCTCGCGGGAGACACACTCTTTCCTCTTTTGTTTGGACAGGCCTTTGAACAATCCAGCATGATTTTCCAAACCCTTATCGTCTATTTCATTCTGACTGTTTTGAACAGCATATTCTCGTTTACGCTTATCGGCATAGAGAGAGAAAAATCCTATACACGTTCACTTATGATCGGAGCTGTTGGATTTTTTGCTTTTATGTCTCTTCCGATTCCACTCCCATCAACCTTGCTGGCGCCGCTGGCTCTCGCCCTATTCCAGGCTCTCAGCATGATCGTGATGAGTAGGGAATTGCAAGATACTCTGGCAATTTCTTCGTTTGGTCGCATCTTATTGACGATCGTAATTACGGTAGCTCTCACTGCGGTCTTTTCCGCCTGGGCAAACAGCAGTCCCCTCATCGCCACAGTGGGAGCAGTGATTATTTCGCCCTTCATTCTGGCGTGGTCAGCCGGTGTTAATCAGGAAGATATCAAATTTCTCAGGAAGGTTATCATATGA
- a CDS encoding polysaccharide deacetylase family protein, producing MKLTPGITSCTPEWQLILTQIGVPFSTIDLSVTSGISDCPAIIVSSSLTNSEILKVLEYVSNGGTILIEADTGHLLFNIKTQSLHIKYFEPQYDDIFAAVNGGYFDGQLRLPKHGTHLMSDSGKNLVQIYRHGEGVALILPGGFIRGVLDTSVRRRNFPTNGPTFPSERVSRRSKGVIRAVVEKSLQFLFQKRQLPLVTLYPFPDGVSTIFNFRIDTDFSSEDDVKRLYDLCRKHNIEATWFVETASAANWINRYAQMENQEIGLHCFKHRLFASFSKNQKNVRQGVDLLTCEKLHPDGFAAPFGLWNRSLSKAVEHHGFIYSSEFALDYDNLPFYPFLRERFSTVLQVPVHPVSTSLLRNARHTFDDMTTYLDYVIAKHVQYRLPLFFYDHPSNANLDALNWLFERISNISIRQMKLGDYARWWIERTSTKWTPLLEDGRIRIKQINCPASLHVQIHRGVQEWAITEMKDEINISDLYFQPEVIAKTESPMSARSAYTWKMMVNDILHYYWKFRL from the coding sequence ATGAAGCTCACACCTGGTATCACCAGCTGCACACCGGAATGGCAGCTCATTTTGACGCAGATCGGCGTACCATTTTCTACGATTGATCTCTCAGTAACTTCCGGGATTTCCGATTGTCCGGCCATCATTGTCTCTTCCAGTCTTACCAACTCTGAAATACTTAAGGTGCTTGAATACGTCTCAAACGGCGGCACCATACTGATAGAAGCTGATACCGGACATCTCCTTTTCAACATCAAGACACAATCTTTGCATATCAAATATTTTGAACCGCAGTATGACGACATTTTTGCGGCGGTGAACGGCGGTTATTTCGATGGTCAGCTCAGGCTGCCTAAACATGGAACTCACCTGATGTCAGATTCAGGAAAGAACCTTGTCCAGATATACCGCCACGGCGAAGGAGTGGCGCTGATCTTGCCGGGTGGATTTATCCGCGGTGTATTGGACACCTCCGTCCGGCGGCGAAACTTTCCGACTAACGGTCCCACCTTTCCATCGGAACGCGTTTCAAGGCGATCCAAAGGAGTGATACGAGCGGTGGTTGAAAAGTCACTGCAGTTCCTTTTTCAAAAGCGGCAACTGCCGCTTGTTACGCTGTACCCTTTCCCAGATGGAGTATCTACTATTTTCAACTTCCGTATCGACACCGATTTTTCATCCGAAGACGATGTTAAACGACTGTACGATTTGTGCCGGAAGCACAATATTGAGGCTACCTGGTTTGTGGAGACAGCCAGCGCCGCGAACTGGATCAACCGCTACGCTCAAATGGAAAACCAGGAGATCGGTCTTCACTGCTTCAAGCATCGTCTGTTCGCATCCTTCAGCAAAAATCAGAAAAATGTACGGCAGGGAGTTGATCTTCTTACCTGCGAAAAATTACATCCCGACGGTTTTGCCGCACCTTTTGGACTTTGGAACAGATCACTATCAAAAGCAGTAGAGCACCACGGGTTTATCTACTCGTCAGAATTTGCATTAGACTACGACAACCTGCCGTTTTACCCATTTCTCAGGGAGCGATTTTCCACAGTGCTCCAAGTCCCAGTACACCCTGTTTCCACCAGTTTGCTGAGGAACGCCCGTCATACTTTTGATGATATGACAACCTATCTTGATTACGTTATTGCGAAACACGTACAATACCGTCTGCCTCTCTTTTTCTATGATCACCCTTCCAATGCTAATCTTGACGCCTTAAATTGGCTATTTGAACGTATCAGCAATATTAGCATCCGACAGATGAAACTTGGTGATTATGCTCGATGGTGGATTGAACGCACCTCCACAAAATGGACGCCACTTCTGGAAGACGGGCGAATCCGGATAAAACAGATCAACTGCCCTGCGTCCTTACATGTGCAAATCCACCGGGGTGTTCAGGAATGGGCGATCACTGAAATGAAAGACGAAATAAACATAAGCGATCTCTACTTCCAGCCCGAGGTGATAGCAAAAACAGAATCTCCCATGAGTGCCCGCTCAGCTTACACATGGAAGATGATGGTCAACGATATTCTTCACTACTACTGGAAATTCCGACTGTGA
- a CDS encoding glycosyltransferase family 4 protein — MKVTLASYHTAILRHGGPQTQILQTKRYLEERGVDVELFNPWAERATALDSDLFHLYASNFGTYDLARYLNAHLVRFVSSPIFYTRRSPRTIRFVSAVEKVIRKTGGFWSDYGFSRDICHWSKMVLPNTASEASLITQGLGIPVSKTEVVPNGVEERFEHGDPDLFVKKYGINDFILNVGHIGVERKNTLALIRALRKIDHPAVIIGRVYPSEEGNLCLMEAEADKNLTLIQGIDHDSEMLASAYAACSVFALPAKYETPGIAALEAGLAGAQVVITPHGGTKDYFEDMATYVDPYSIPSIERGIRSALDTGRDSRLQEHVRKNFLWQNVAEKTANIYRRILDSTPAL, encoded by the coding sequence GTGAAAGTAACTCTTGCCAGCTATCACACAGCTATCCTGCGTCACGGCGGACCACAGACCCAGATTCTGCAAACGAAACGCTATCTTGAAGAGAGGGGCGTCGATGTGGAACTGTTCAATCCGTGGGCGGAACGGGCGACAGCTTTAGATAGCGATCTTTTCCACCTGTACGCATCTAACTTCGGAACGTACGATCTCGCCCGGTATCTTAATGCACACCTAGTGAGGTTCGTATCCAGTCCTATTTTCTACACCAGGCGATCCCCGAGAACCATAAGGTTTGTCTCAGCGGTCGAGAAAGTGATCAGGAAAACGGGTGGTTTCTGGTCAGATTACGGTTTTTCACGCGATATTTGCCACTGGTCAAAAATGGTCTTGCCCAATACGGCTTCGGAGGCGTCTCTCATTACTCAAGGATTGGGAATCCCAGTTTCCAAAACCGAAGTTGTCCCTAACGGCGTGGAAGAAAGATTTGAGCACGGGGACCCCGATCTTTTTGTCAAGAAATACGGCATAAATGATTTCATCTTGAACGTAGGACATATAGGTGTCGAGCGAAAAAATACGCTTGCACTCATTCGGGCTCTCAGGAAGATTGATCATCCGGCTGTGATTATTGGCAGAGTGTACCCTTCAGAAGAAGGAAACCTATGCCTCATGGAAGCGGAAGCAGACAAGAATCTTACACTGATTCAAGGGATCGACCACGATTCAGAAATGCTCGCTTCTGCCTACGCAGCGTGTAGTGTCTTCGCCCTTCCCGCAAAATATGAAACGCCAGGAATCGCGGCCCTAGAGGCTGGACTGGCCGGGGCACAGGTAGTTATCACACCTCACGGCGGAACCAAGGACTACTTTGAAGATATGGCGACCTATGTGGATCCATATTCAATTCCATCCATCGAGAGAGGTATCAGGAGTGCCTTGGATACGGGCCGGGACAGTCGCCTGCAGGAACACGTCAGAAAAAATTTTCTCTGGCAGAACGTAGCCGAAAAGACAGCAAACATCTACCGTAGAATTCTCGATTCCACCCCGGCTCTCTGA
- a CDS encoding glycosyltransferase family 2 protein: protein MNVSVIVSVHNAEDILPVTLPALLNQDYSEGTIEFIVVDDSSSDATPAVLENREWNDRCKIIRHTENRGRCATRNSGIKAANGDLIIFIDCDIEVESTFVSRHVEKHKDFKITGVLSNLRPYTDELKNKYHRYLFHGNRGAQLVGSHKPLPFRYFIMTCSSVKTEAVKRTGLFNENLPGYGIDLHYAYRLWKNFSDGLYFDPDITVRMHKLKSISRALDDFTDYGRRNVPIILKEFPELAPYVGADFVKAPGQHVSFRNVIGSIFINQAMMALARGFYLLLPFPLSNAFIRYLMAASIVTGYRATID, encoded by the coding sequence ATGAACGTATCCGTAATCGTCTCCGTCCATAACGCCGAAGACATCCTTCCTGTAACGTTGCCCGCTCTTCTCAACCAGGACTACTCCGAGGGTACAATTGAATTTATAGTCGTCGATGACAGCTCCTCTGACGCAACGCCCGCAGTGCTTGAAAACAGGGAATGGAATGACCGCTGCAAAATCATTCGCCATACGGAGAATCGAGGGCGGTGTGCAACAAGAAATTCTGGAATTAAAGCTGCAAATGGCGATCTGATAATTTTTATCGATTGCGACATTGAGGTGGAATCGACATTTGTCAGCAGGCATGTTGAGAAGCATAAGGATTTTAAAATTACCGGTGTCCTTTCCAACCTCAGACCCTACACGGACGAATTGAAGAACAAATATCACCGCTACCTTTTCCACGGCAATCGAGGGGCACAGCTGGTTGGCAGCCACAAGCCGTTACCGTTCAGATACTTCATCATGACATGTTCTTCAGTAAAAACTGAAGCCGTCAAGAGGACCGGCTTGTTCAACGAAAATCTTCCCGGTTACGGTATTGATCTTCATTATGCATACCGCCTCTGGAAAAATTTCTCCGATGGACTCTATTTCGACCCCGACATTACTGTCCGCATGCATAAACTCAAATCGATCAGCCGGGCTCTCGATGACTTCACCGATTATGGCCGCAGGAATGTCCCCATCATCTTGAAAGAATTTCCCGAACTGGCACCATACGTAGGAGCTGATTTCGTAAAAGCGCCGGGGCAGCATGTCTCCTTCAGAAATGTTATTGGCAGCATCTTTATCAACCAGGCAATGATGGCACTGGCAAGGGGGTTCTACCTGTTACTGCCTTTCCCCTTGAGTAATGCCTTTATCCGTTATCTAATGGCAGCATCCATTGTCACTGGTTACCGCGCCACGATTGATTAA
- a CDS encoding DUF72 domain-containing protein, which produces MADVHIGTSGYSFQDWKGRFYPSSITDGEMLLHYAKHFSCAEVNSTYYRIPHPKVFHHMVQKVPKDFEFIIKVHSDVTHKREKTGSSLASLALSIQPIVDENMFSGYLAQFPYSFKNRQPNRQYLARLSQLTDPQPLFVEFRHASWATPPLYDFLSEHRLNYVNVDEPALPNLLLPQVITTSDTGYVRFHGRNADTWWDKNKGDRYDYFYSQEELAGWQEDIQGVLNRVKNMYLFFNNCHHGHAAQNALDMKALFYI; this is translated from the coding sequence ATGGCTGACGTCCACATCGGAACGAGTGGATACAGCTTTCAGGATTGGAAAGGACGGTTCTATCCTTCCAGTATAACGGACGGGGAAATGCTGCTCCACTATGCCAAGCATTTCTCATGCGCTGAAGTGAACTCAACCTACTACCGTATCCCCCATCCCAAGGTTTTCCATCATATGGTACAGAAGGTGCCCAAGGATTTCGAGTTCATTATTAAGGTGCACTCTGATGTAACACACAAGAGGGAAAAAACCGGAAGTTCACTTGCCAGTCTCGCCCTCTCCATCCAGCCAATTGTTGATGAAAATATGTTCTCTGGCTATCTGGCCCAATTCCCGTACTCATTCAAGAATAGACAGCCGAACAGGCAGTACCTGGCTCGCCTGTCGCAGCTGACCGATCCGCAGCCACTATTTGTAGAGTTCCGTCATGCCAGCTGGGCCACTCCGCCACTCTACGACTTTTTGAGCGAACACCGTTTGAACTACGTTAATGTGGACGAGCCGGCCCTGCCCAATCTTCTTCTTCCACAAGTGATCACTACATCGGACACTGGCTACGTCCGTTTTCACGGACGTAATGCCGACACATGGTGGGACAAAAACAAGGGTGATCGCTATGACTATTTTTATTCACAAGAAGAACTTGCAGGCTGGCAGGAAGATATACAAGGCGTACTCAACCGCGTAAAAAATATGTATCTTTTTTTCAACAACTGTCATCATGGACATGCGGCACAGAATGCTCTCGATATGAAGGCGCTATTCTACATTTGA
- a CDS encoding Ppx/GppA phosphatase family protein → MRVASLDLGTNTLLLTIADLDQSSLKPLYEDAVIIRLGQNLKDGGALHPDAKKRCLQAIENYLSIISSYDVGETIAVGTAALRKASDGEQFVKEIAERYNINFEIISGKEEARLTFKSTQHEFPVVEKELLMFDIGGGSTEIVTGDLNDITSMTSLPVGTVNLTEEFMSHDPATPSEMATTGNRITDVLSRITVNQTEFKGVGVAGTVTTLKAISLKMSDSNHGLIHKSVLTRDEITELAHRLTTMTLKERLRLKGLPEKRADIIHVGAVITQAIVHRFGLSEIHVSDRGLRWGVLYDRMEKLS, encoded by the coding sequence ATGCGCGTCGCTTCCCTCGATCTCGGCACCAACACACTGCTCCTCACCATTGCCGATCTGGACCAATCATCACTCAAGCCGTTGTACGAAGATGCAGTCATAATCCGTCTGGGGCAGAACCTTAAAGACGGCGGGGCCCTGCATCCGGATGCCAAGAAGCGATGCCTGCAAGCTATCGAGAACTACCTTTCCATTATCAGCAGTTACGACGTGGGAGAGACTATTGCCGTAGGAACGGCCGCGCTCAGAAAAGCCAGCGATGGTGAGCAATTTGTTAAGGAAATCGCAGAACGATATAACATCAATTTTGAAATTATCTCCGGCAAAGAGGAAGCGAGATTGACCTTTAAGTCGACCCAGCACGAATTCCCAGTAGTTGAAAAGGAGCTTCTGATGTTTGACATTGGTGGTGGTTCTACGGAGATCGTCACGGGAGATCTGAACGACATCACCTCCATGACAAGCCTGCCCGTAGGGACAGTAAATTTGACGGAAGAGTTCATGTCACACGATCCCGCAACTCCCTCGGAGATGGCAACCACAGGTAATCGCATTACAGATGTTTTAAGTAGAATTACAGTAAATCAAACAGAGTTTAAAGGTGTCGGCGTGGCCGGGACAGTAACAACCCTGAAAGCAATCTCGTTAAAGATGAGCGACTCCAACCACGGCCTGATTCACAAATCTGTTCTCACTCGGGATGAAATTACCGAACTTGCACACAGACTAACCACCATGACCCTGAAAGAACGATTACGCCTGAAAGGATTGCCAGAGAAACGGGCAGATATAATTCATGTTGGAGCCGTTATAACGCAGGCCATTGTGCATCGATTCGGTCTGTCCGAGATACATGTGAGTGACCGCGGCCTTAGATGGGGTGTGCTGTACGACCGGATGGAAAAGCTCAGCTAA
- a CDS encoding rhomboid family intramembrane serine protease: MRYQYQSNFFRGSSYRPRLFTDAIKLLVSINLIIFLLQTLSGQERLLFQLFGIVPRATWKQLMIWQPFTYLFFHGGFWHVLINMFVLWMFGSELETTWGKKEFFRYYFLTGVGSGIITVLFNLNALIPVVGASGAVYGILLAYGLMFPNRYIYLYFFLPVQVKYFVVFIGALAFLSSLNPGYSNVAHLTHLSGMVIGFLYLKSTIQLTAVTMLLHNAKGDIKGRYRHRQRDKREKLRLEVDQILDKINASGYDSLTKKQKDFLYEASKKLSEDEDSN; the protein is encoded by the coding sequence ATGAGATACCAATACCAGAGTAATTTCTTCAGGGGCAGTTCCTACAGGCCGCGTCTGTTTACTGACGCTATCAAACTGCTCGTCTCGATCAATCTGATCATTTTCCTGCTTCAGACTCTGTCAGGCCAGGAGCGTCTCCTATTTCAGCTTTTTGGCATTGTACCGCGCGCTACATGGAAGCAGTTGATGATCTGGCAGCCGTTTACCTACCTCTTCTTCCACGGCGGATTCTGGCATGTGCTGATCAACATGTTTGTCCTCTGGATGTTTGGCTCTGAGCTGGAGACAACCTGGGGCAAGAAAGAGTTCTTCAGATATTACTTTCTCACAGGCGTAGGATCCGGGATTATTACTGTCCTGTTCAATCTCAATGCGCTCATTCCCGTCGTTGGAGCCAGTGGTGCAGTGTACGGTATTCTCTTGGCTTATGGACTGATGTTCCCCAATCGCTATATCTATCTCTATTTCTTCCTGCCTGTGCAAGTGAAGTATTTCGTCGTCTTCATCGGCGCTTTGGCTTTCCTGTCATCACTTAATCCCGGCTATTCAAATGTTGCCCATCTGACCCATCTCTCCGGAATGGTCATAGGTTTTCTTTACCTGAAATCAACGATTCAGCTCACCGCCGTGACTATGCTCCTTCATAATGCCAAAGGCGATATTAAAGGACGTTATCGGCACAGACAGCGCGATAAAAGAGAAAAACTCCGTCTGGAGGTTGATCAGATCCTGGATAAGATTAACGCTTCAGGATACGACAGTCTGACGAAGAAGCAGAAAGATTTTCTGTACGAAGCAAGCAAGAAACTTTCCGAAGATGAAGACTCGAATTAG
- a CDS encoding alpha/beta fold hydrolase — MNEFLSPRIKSEGFRYDGSGGTACYLIHGFTGSTFELDDFGRFLAANGITAVADILPGHGTSPHDCNTKTQEDWIETVMSGSAALAEEFEDVFVAGFSMGTSLGIHVASRFDLSGLILYSPAIFKFKSWTAYLSHATKWFKDYEPKTKVYKKDMPRPFFGYEVYPLRAASEVLKLTKRARHLLNEISCPAVIMHSKSDTTAPYINGPMVYDAIGSADKQFFSFEESSHVLTYDCEREKVWDISLQFMREHPRLLKDEIPIPE; from the coding sequence ATGAATGAATTCCTCAGCCCCAGAATTAAGAGTGAAGGTTTCCGCTATGACGGGAGTGGTGGCACTGCCTGTTATTTGATCCACGGTTTCACGGGCAGCACATTTGAGCTTGACGACTTCGGCAGATTCCTTGCTGCTAACGGTATAACAGCCGTTGCTGACATACTGCCGGGCCACGGAACCTCTCCCCACGACTGCAACACAAAAACACAGGAAGACTGGATAGAAACAGTGATGTCGGGCTCTGCCGCTCTTGCGGAGGAGTTCGAAGATGTCTTTGTGGCGGGCTTCAGCATGGGAACGTCTCTAGGAATACATGTGGCTTCCCGATTTGATCTCTCCGGTTTGATTCTGTATTCACCAGCCATTTTCAAGTTCAAGAGTTGGACTGCTTATCTATCGCACGCAACCAAATGGTTTAAGGATTATGAACCTAAAACGAAAGTTTATAAGAAAGACATGCCGCGCCCATTCTTCGGCTATGAGGTCTATCCGCTGCGCGCAGCGTCAGAAGTACTGAAGCTGACAAAAAGAGCCAGGCATCTTCTTAATGAGATCTCATGCCCCGCCGTGATTATGCACTCGAAATCTGATACAACAGCTCCTTATATTAACGGTCCCATGGTCTATGACGCTATCGGTTCTGCGGACAAACAGTTCTTTTCTTTTGAGGAATCGTCCCATGTGCTTACCTACGATTGTGAAAGAGAAAAAGTGTGGGACATCTCGCTTCAGTTCATGAGAGAACACCCCAGATTGTTGAAGGATGAGATACCAATACCAGAGTAA
- the recO gene encoding DNA repair protein RecO — MALEKTKAVVLKSFPYGDTSKIARIYTREFGKISVIGKGIRKSKVLQSGYLEPLNYLNLIFYHNTKRQLQIFSKAEYIETWSSLKKDFRKMSYGFAVAELTDKAVTGVEPHEELFQLIVDVLKSINSVDGNMNLLFWYFEIHLLSHMGFHPSLSKCPRCSVKFDHGRFSLEYGELVCDKCNGDMGTPISARALGILRNIQHGTLEDVISIVPRKGDRQEIGHFLIEYMRYHIEGLREVKSLKVMEKVFS; from the coding sequence ATGGCGCTGGAGAAGACCAAAGCGGTTGTACTTAAAAGTTTTCCTTACGGTGATACCAGCAAAATCGCCCGCATCTATACCCGGGAATTCGGCAAAATATCAGTTATTGGAAAAGGAATCCGCAAAAGCAAAGTGCTACAGAGTGGCTATCTGGAGCCGCTGAACTACCTGAATCTTATATTCTATCATAACACCAAGAGACAGTTACAGATTTTTTCAAAGGCGGAATATATTGAGACATGGTCATCTCTGAAAAAAGACTTTCGTAAGATGTCTTATGGTTTTGCCGTAGCTGAGCTCACTGATAAGGCGGTGACGGGTGTGGAACCGCATGAAGAACTGTTTCAACTGATTGTAGATGTTCTCAAAAGTATCAACAGTGTTGACGGTAATATGAATCTTCTATTCTGGTATTTCGAGATTCATCTTCTTTCTCATATGGGATTTCATCCGAGTCTATCCAAATGTCCACGCTGTTCTGTGAAATTTGATCACGGCCGTTTTTCGCTGGAATATGGCGAATTGGTTTGTGATAAATGTAATGGCGATATGGGTACGCCTATTTCCGCGCGCGCATTAGGGATTCTCCGTAATATTCAGCATGGCACGCTTGAAGATGTTATATCGATCGTTCCGCGTAAAGGAGATCGGCAGGAGATAGGGCATTTTCTAATCGAGTACATGAGGTACCATATTGAAGGACTCAGAGAAGTCAAATCTCTGAAAGTGATGGAGAAAGTTTTTTCATGA